A genomic stretch from Juglans microcarpa x Juglans regia isolate MS1-56 chromosome 3S, Jm3101_v1.0, whole genome shotgun sequence includes:
- the LOC121257508 gene encoding rop guanine nucleotide exchange factor 1-like translates to MGSVSEEEDDRYGSDQEQSERCGSYSLSADVSESESCSSFSSRRFDAEVGASSSMTSSPRPVAGNFGFTAPMMLPVIGGKDVVLWDQKPEKRETDFSEVEMMKERFAKLLLGEDMSGGGKGVCTALAISNAITNLSATVFGELWRLEPLALQKKAMWRREMELLLCVSDSIVELVPSIQQFPGGGTYEVMATRPRSDLYMNLPALKKLDAMLLSMLDGFCDTEFWYVDRGIVVGETNDCDAIRSCGGRPSVRQEEKWWLPCPKIQPCGLSEDARKRLQQCRDCANQILKAALAINSSVLAEMEIPSAYLETLPKSGKTCLGEIIHRYITADQFSSECLLDCLDLSSEHHTLEIANRIEAAIHFWKQKDQRKHKNRMKSRRSSWGGKVKGLVADVDKNIFLAQRAETLLQSLRLRFPGLPQTALDMNKIQYNKDVGQSILESYSRVMESLAFNIIARIDDVLYVDDATKQCAVEESMSIFNRGGLGGLPIQKRLSPSPFSIHQSPYGSPFATPTFCSSTPVMGSPGRDSSSLRRTTLKEPTEPKSEKMVAADFERVWSYAGNLSARRVPGTAPERD, encoded by the exons ATGGGGAGCGTGTCGGAGGAAGAAGACGACAGGTACGGCTCCGACCAGGAGCAGAGCGAGCGGTGCGGGAGTTACAGCTTGAGCGCTGACGTCAGCGAGTCCGAGAGCTGCAGTAGCTTCTCGTCACGGCGGTTCGACGCTGAGGTCGGCGCTTCCAGCTCCATGACTTCTTCCCCCCGTCCCGTTGCCGGGAATTTCGGCTTCACGGCGCCGATGATGCTGCCTGTGATTGGAGGCAAGGATGTGGTGCTTTGGGATCAGAAGCCTGAGAAACGGGAAACTGATTTTTCAG AGGTTGAGATGATGAAGGAGAGATTTGCGAAGCTTCTTCTCGGAGAAGATATGTCTGGAGGAGGGAAGGGGGTGTGCACTGCCCTCGCAATCTCAAATGCCATTACCAATCTCTCTG CTACTGTGTTTGGTGAATTGTGGAGGTTAGAGCCACTGGCGCTGCAGAAGAAGGCAATGTGGCGCCGAGAGATGGAGCTGCTCTTATGCGTAAGCGATTCCATAGTTGAACTCGTGCCTTCAATACAACAGTTCCCTGGTGGAGGCACATACGAAGTCATGGCGACAAGGCCGCGCTCGGATTTGTACATGAATCTACCTGCACTTAAAAAGCTTGATGCAATGCTGCTTAGTATGCTTGATGGGTTTTGTGATACCGAATTTTGGTACGTTGATAGGGGGATAGTTGTGGGTGAAACAAATGATTGTGATGCTATTAGATCCTGTGGTGGTAGGCCTTCAGTTCGGCAGGAAGAGAAGTGGTGGCTGCCCTGTCCAAAAATACAGCCATGTGGGCTGTCTGAAGATGCAAGGAAGAGATTGCAACAGTGTAGGGACTGTGCAAACCAGATACTGAAGGCGGCCTTGGCAATTAATAGTAGTGTGCTAGCTGAGATGGAGATCCCCAGTGCTTACTTGGAGACTTTACCCAAG AGTGGAAAAACATGTCTTGGTGAAATAATTCATCGCTACATAACTGCTGATCAGTTCTCATCAGAATGTCTACTTGATTGCTTGGACCTTTCATCTGAGCATCATACTCTGGAGATAGCTAACAGGATAGAGGCAGCAATCCATTTCTGGAAGCAAAAGGACCAGAGGAAACACAAAAATCGCATGAAATCTAGGCGCTCATCTTGGGGTGGCAAAGTCAAGGGCCTTGTAGCTGATGttgataagaatatttttttggcCCAAAGAGCAGAGACCCTCTTACAGAGCTTGAGGCTTCGTTTCCCTGGCCTCCCACAAACTGCACTGGATATGAACAAGATCCAATACAATAAG GATGTTGGGCAGTCAATTCTTGAAAGCTACTCAAGGGTGATGGAAAGCTTGGCATTTAACATAATAGCCAGGATAGATGACGTCCTCTATGTAGATGATGCGACCAAGCAATGTGCTGTAGAAGAATCGATGTCCATCTTCAACAGGGGAGGTCTAGGGGGTCTTCCTATTCAGAAACGACTGTCTCCTAGCCCCTTCTCGATCCACCAGTCCCCATATGGCTCGCCATTTGCAACTCCAACCTTCTGTTCTTCCACTCCAGTAATGGGAAGCCCTGGGAGAGATTCTTCCTCTCTTAGGAGGACCACTCTCAAGGAGCCAACCGAGCCGAAATCAGAAAAAATGGTTGCTGCCGATTTTGAAAGGGTTTGGTCATATGCTGGGAACCTCAGTGCAAGAAGGGTTCCCGGAACTGCTCCGGAGCGAGATTGA